Proteins from a genomic interval of Uloborus diversus isolate 005 chromosome 4, Udiv.v.3.1, whole genome shotgun sequence:
- the LOC129220830 gene encoding uncharacterized protein LOC129220830: protein MPIGNKRTLDEASSNYAEELRDSDDDVIGEDTQSFAEASEVFKVNNQNGSGFENTPGPSHAEPEFDEREIDDAQDMEAALQMELIQGRWIEKYKASQKTFRAKVDLEKLPEELRGKPLVAAISSVRELFRMIIRRASEDLRPTDLIRIYIQADGLDKPISTRLMPVSDLTLETVMAAILKVLQSKDEIALDSGFSADVVTIRRDVGAGRRRMLNPDVDCLNKRSVITIPTDSEGLCCAMAIVCALAHLDNDRTAIESFKKRNRLTLLNRAKELHAASGVPLGPCTYAEIAEFEKHLGVQIAVISTEEMNKVYFYSFMLTFPY, encoded by the exons ATGCCTATTGGAAATAAGAGAACACTGGATGAAGCTTCTAGCAAT TATGCTGAAGAACTAAGGGATTCTGACGACGAc gttaTTGGAGAAGACACCCAGTCTTTTGCTGAAGCATCAGAAGTGTTTAAGGTGAATAACCAAAATGGCTCGGGTTTTGAG AATACCCCAGGTCCTTCTCATGCTGAACCCGAATTTGATGAAAGAGAAATAGATGACGCTCAAGAT aTGGAAGCTGCATTGCAAATGGAATTGATTCAAGGGCGTTGGATCGAAAAATATAAGGCGAGTCAGAAAACTTTCAGAGCTAAGGTAGATCTGGAGAAGTTGCCCGAGGAACTTCGCGGTAAGCCGTTGGTCGCAGCAATTAGTTCCGTTCGAGAACTATTCAGAATGATAATTCGTCGTGCTAGTGAAGATTTGAGGCCGACGGATCTGATTCGTATTTATATTCAAGCTGACGGTTTAGACAAGCCCATTTCAACACGACTGATGCCTGTATCAGATCTCACATTGGAAACAGTCATGGCTGCAATTCTCAAAGTGTTGCAATCGAAGGACGAGATTGCTTTGGATTCCGGTTTTTCAGCTGACGTGGTCACTATTCGTCGAGACGTGGGAGCAGGTCGACGGAGAATGTTAAACCCGGACGTGGATTGTCTTAATAAAAGGTCCGTCATTACAATCCCGACTGACAGTGAAGGACTCTGTTGTGCAATGGCCATTGTCTGTGCATTAGCTCACCTGGACAATGACCGCACGGCTATCGAATCgtttaaaaaacgaaatcgcCTGACTCTGTTGAACCGGGCTAAGGAGTTACATGCTGCATCCGGTGTACCTTTAGGTCCCTGTACGTACGCGGAAATAGCAGAGTTTGAGAAACATTTAGGGGTACAAATTGCAGTGATATCAACAGAAGAAAtgaacaaggtatatttttattcattcatgctGACATTTCCGTATTGA
- the LOC129220832 gene encoding uncharacterized protein LOC129220832 gives MCSDVNILRRCCLEFRKQFLEVAKVDPFCYITIASACMAVYRSSHIKPNAIAMVPLRGYINSTNYSADAIRWLDYVATMEGICIAHALNGLGEKKLSGISVDGYCESLKTVYQYHVNKYCRYPVGHPIIITENFDDPCKYFGIIKCKVLAPRGLFLPILPYRCKDKLMFPLCRSCTEHMSQENCTHQGEDRALIGTWCTEELKLAIKKGYKVMDIYEVYHFESSTDSLFKSYIDLFLKIKQESSGWPVECVTDKEKEQYIRQYAEKEGVHLDISSVMINPGRRQVAKLALNSFWGR, from the exons ATGTG ttctgatgtaaataTACTACGTCGCTGTTGTTTAGAGTTCCGAAAGCAGTTTTTGGAGGTTGCAAAGGTGGATCCGTTTTG cTACATTACTATTGCATCGGCATGCATGGCAGTGTATCGATCATCACATATCAAGCCCAATGCTATAGCCATGGTTCCATTACGAGGCTACATAAATTCTACCAATTATAGTGCTGATGCAATTAGATGGTTAGACTATGTGGCAACCATGGAAGGCATTTGTATAGCTCATGCTCTAAACGGATTGGGAGAGAAGAAATTGAGCGGTATTTCAGTAGATGGTTACTGCGAAAGTTTGAAGACAGTCTACCAATATCat gtGAATAAGTACTGTCGTTACCCAGTGGGTCATCCTATTATTATAACGGAAAACTTTGACGATCCTTGCAAATACTTTGGAATAATAAAATGCAAAGTTTTAGCACCAAGAGGATTGTTTTTGCCAATACTTCCGTACAGATGCAAGGATAAATTAATGTTTCCCTTGTGCCGATCCTGTACTGAACACATGAGCCAAGAAAACTGTACTCATCAAGGCGAAGACCGAGCATTGATAGGTACCTGGTGTACAGAAGAACTGAAGCTGGCAATAAAAAAAGGATACAAAGTCATGGAC atttACGAAGTTTATCACTTTGAATCTTCGACAGACTCCTTATTTAAATCATATATTGATCTCTTTCTCAAGATAAAACAGGAAAGCAGTGGCTGGCCTGTAGAGTGCGTGACTGataaagagaaagaacaatatattcgCCAGTATGCAGAGAAAGAAGGAGTACATTTAGATATTTCGTCTGTGATGATAAACCCTGGTCGACGACAAGTAGCAAAATTAGCATTGAACAGCTTTTGGGGAaggtaa